TCTTGATATTCATTCTGTATTTCTATTAAATCTTTTACACTAATTATCTCAGAATTAAAATTGCTTCCAAAATTAGTAGTTACATCTATCATTTGGTTCCTATCCTCTTGATTAATCATCAGGATGTTTAAATCTTTTAATTTGTCAGAATAATTATAAAGCGGAGTGGGACAATCTAAAGCATTTGCCTTGTTAAAACCGAAATGAAAGGATGATCTTTGTTCTGAAAGTGCGACTTGCTCGTGCTCTAAATAGATTTCAAGTCTGAAATTCTCTGTTCGAATAGTATCTTCATCCAAATTCAATCGACTATCTATTTCAGCACCAGTCCTTAAACTTAAACCGGTGTAAAACATCTCAAATGTAGGGATTGGCCCACATTTCTCACAAGAAAGTAGGAATTGGATTGCAAACCCACCAACAAGTATTAATAAGAGTTTTCTAAGCATGAAAATGTTTTTGAAATAGACCCTGCAAAGTAATTAGTGGTTGTAATACAAATAATTTATTAATCCTCAATAGTGCGAAAAGTGAGGTTCACCCTAGGAGTCAGTACTTTTTTGGTCGGTGGCAATCGATGTAGCCAATGTAATTGAGTTGTGCCTTTCATGACCAAAAGGCTTCCGTCCTCAAGCCAAATTTCTACTTTCTCTTTTGAATCTTTATGTTTAAAGGCAAATTTCCGTTCGGCTCCAAAGCTGACAGAAGCAATAGCACCATTTTTCTTCAAGTCTTTTTCTCCATCGCTGTGCCAGGCCATCCCCTCCTCACCGGAGTGATATAAATTCAATAAGCAAGAATTATAGGTTTCTCCTGATCGCTTCTCCACTTCCTGCTTTATTTCTTGGAGAGCAGGTGTCCAGAGTTTCGCATATTTTGTAACTTTAGAATAAGTATAGGAAAAAGGTTTCTCTCCGTACCAAGCTACTTTTCGTTTGGTGATAATTTCTTTTCCAAAAATAATGGCTTTATCGTGCTCCCATTCTATTTCATCAAAGAGCTTATGGTAGAAAAGGGAAGATTCATTATCACTGAAGATTCTACCATGGTAATTCACGGTGCCATCAAAAGGAAGTAGATTTTTACCAGCATCAAAAGGTTGGTCAAATAACATCATATAGGTAAAGCATTCAAGATAACGAAGAAAGGATTTAGCAGTTCGGGCAAAACATGCATTTATTTCTCTTCTGGTAATTCTACCACAATTTCATTCTTCCGATTAAAAAGCTCATATGGAGCATTGTAACCAAACATATAGAACTTATTAGTGTAAGTTATACCATTTTCTTCCAATGACGCAATCAGCTTCTTTTTATTCTTTTCAATTTTGCTATCATCAGCCCATCCTCCAAAAGTGATGGCTGCCATTCTTCTCTGAGCTTGTTCTTTAATTTCAATATTTGACTGATTGGGTTTTGGCAAATCTTCTTTCTCATACTTTTGAGGAACCAAAAAACCCATAGTCATAGAGTCCTCCAACGACATACTTACAGGAGAGGTCATAGCAATTTTTTCATTACTGTCATTTCCTCCAAAGATGTATGCTGCAAGCATTGAAAATCCTTTGCTAGACATTTTCTTATAACTACTACCTGGAAGCTTTACAGATGTGAAAAGACTCTTTTCATAAGAGCGGATCTCAAAGTTCTCGAACTTACGAACCACTTCATAATCATAGGTTTCAATACCTTTTTGACTATATATTGCAAATACCTGTACGAAAATAAAGACTAAAACAAGTACTGCTATTACAATAAACACAATTTTCATACTTAGTTAACGTCATTCTTCAATCTGATGTTTCTGGTTTCAGTCCACTCAATCAAGATTAGATCTGTAGACCGATGCAGTGATCCTGGCTACCAAACTACAATGAAAGCAAGTCTATGTCATAACGCCTGCAGAATTGAACGTTCGCTTTCAAAGGACATCCCACGGTGAACAAATCATAAGATTCACAGTTCTTTATTATTAATGTTTTATGCATATTTCAATATTGTATAAACCATCTTTAATCTAGGCCTAAATGGATCTCAAAATTGAAACATATTGCTTTTAAAGAGTAATCTTATTAAATTAAATAGAATCATTTAACGAGACTGAATGAAGAGTACCATCTGCTTATTTTTTTTATTTGCAGCAGCTAGTTTTTATACTCACTGTCAGGAATTGGATAATAAAAAGTGTAGCTCAAAAACGGAAGATATCCTATCACTGGCACTTGAAAAAGCTCAAGAAGGAAATTCTGAAACAGCAATAGCCCTATTGCAAGAGGGATTAGGGAAAAGTCTAAGCGTTTCTTGCAAGGGTAAAATATACTTGCAGTTGGGGACTATCTATCACAACTCTAATCAATTGGTCCAGGCAGTAAAATACCTTGACGAAGCTGCAAAAATCTTTGCCGCCAATGGCATGCCAAACCAACAGATATTAGCAATGAATATTATTGGGGGGTGTTATTATCTGTTAGGGGACTATGATATAAGTGCCAAAAACACATTAAAAGCGATAAGAATTGCGAAAGAGAACCTTAAGTTTGACCTTTTAGGAGAATTATACAACAATTTAGCAGGTTCCTATCTAGAACTACAAATGAATGATTCAGCACTTAAATATGCTGAAATCTCTATCAAAATGTCAACAGAAGAACAGGATCGTAGCACATTGCTTCATGCGTTATCAACTAAGGCAGAAATTCAACTTAAGCAGAAAAACTATAGTGAAGCGGAACGAGAGTTTGAAAGGGTGTTGGAACTTGGAAGAAAAGAAGGATTACTAAATCCATATATCGAATCTAATTGTTTGTATGGCATAGCTAGCTCAAAATTTATGACTCAACAATATGTGAGTGCGCGTGAATTTGGAAGAAAGGCTTTCCAACTCGCAATTTTCGATGAACACTTAAAGATAGCTGAAAACAGTGCGAAACTTTTGTACGAACTGTGGAAGAGATCGGATCAAAAAGATAGCGCTTATCACTATCTAGAGCAATTGGTATTACTTCAAAAGAGAATTCAGCCCAGTGAAAACCTTAGTCAACTGAATAGATTCAGGATGAGGCAAGCGGAAATTCAAATTACGGAAAAAGAAAAGGAGGCGGAGAAGCAAAAATACTACACCACATTAGGTATCATCACTGCAGTCTTACTTTTTCTTTTATTTATTTCAATTTTCTTGTTTTATAGGAACACCAAAAGACTGAATCGAAGATTACAGGAAAGTAATCAAACGATTAATACAGCCAATTCTCAATTAGCCATCCAAAGAGATGAATTAAATAATCTAAATAAAATCAAAGACAAGATTTTTTCGGCAGTTATTCATGATTTTAAAACGCCAATGAACACTTTGGAAAGCATGCTAAATATGCTAATCAAGAAATACTTGACTCCTGAAGAAGCTTCAGAGCATTCAAAAACACTTCTTGAAAAATTAAAAAAATCAAAACTGGCTATCAACAATACGATAGCATGGATTAAAACTCAACTTGAAGGCTACGAAGTTCAAAGGCAAGTGATTCAATTAGGTGAGTTTGTTAATGAAATTAAAAGTTATCATAGTAGCGAATTACAAAAAAAACAAATAAAGATAAAGACAAATATTAACGAGGAATTAATGTTTTACTCGGATAAAGAGTTACTTTTTATAATACTAAACAATCTTGTTTCCAATGCTATAAAATTTTCTGATAAGAATACCGAAATAAAAATTATTTCGGAGGAATCATCTGATCGTTTAAATATCACGGTAAAAGACGAAGGTATTGGCATGAAAAAGTCTGATTTAGAAAAGATACTTTCTTTAAAATCATTATCGCAAGAGAGTGGAACAGAGCATTCAGGGTCTGGTTTGGGTTTAAGAATTTCAAATGAGTTGCTTACAAATATAGGAGGCAAAATGTCTGTAGAAAGTACTAAGGGTAAGGGAACATTGTTCTCTGTGCGTATTCCACTGCACAAAACCTCATAATTCCCTTAGGCTAAGATCTAAATCAATGGAACCAGTAGTAAGGGTATCTTTGATTTTTTTATTAATCCATTAGAAACACTTTCCATAAATGCCTTGTACAAAAAGTTGTGATCATGGTGCCCCGTAATAATTAAATCCGCATCTAATTTCTTGGCTTCTTTAATAATCATTTCTACCGTAGCTCCTTGAACTAATAAAGCCTCCGATTCTACTCCTTTTTTAATCAGTTTCTGTGAGTACTTTTGAAGCAAATGATGTTCTTCTCTAAGCTCGGAAGCACGCATTGCCCTCACATATTGTGGACCAACTCCATACCCTACAAAATCAGGCTCTGGTGCAGCTATGTGTACCAACCAGATTTTAGCATCAAAAGCTTTCGCAAGTTCAAATGCCTTATCTAATAATAGTTGCTCCTGCTCTTTAAAATCGATCGATACAAATATATTTTTCATAAGGCTTTTAGTTAGATACTAGTTTGTAAAATAACGATTTTTAAGCCAAAAAGATAATCTTATGTTTTATTCTTCAACAAGTTCAATTGCTAATGACCCAAACTCTTCATTTGGATTGTCAGTATACAGCTCATAGGAATATTTACCGTTCTTTAAGGGAGTTTCTCCAACATAATCAAACGGTTGAATTGTAAGAGTGTTTCCCTTAATTTCTAACTTAACATAAGCATATCGATAGGCCGTATCAAATACTTTATAGTCAGAGGATTTGCCACTTTTCAAATCTCCGAAATCAACGTTTCCAGTTGAGGTATTCACGACAATGTTCTGGAAATTAAAATCACTTTTATTCACCAAACGAATATTTACCGCTGCAGGGTTGATGTTAGATTCTGAACAACCAAAGACCACAATGATTGTAGCAACAAAGAGTAGGATGTTTTTCATAAAACATAGACACTAAAAAACTCATTCTGGTTGTAATAATATCTATTTTAGAAAACAAAAAGAGCCAGATAAACCGGCTCTTTTCTCTACTTTCAAATGTCAATTTTCCTTTTTTCTCAAAAAAGCTAAAAGCGGCCTGCTCCCTAGTGCCAACCTAGGTGGTGCTTAGCTAGTCCACACTTTTACATCCTCAGGGCTTACGCTCGGAATATCGAGCTTCATTTTCTTTTTCAAGCCTGAAATTTGATGATGTAATTTAGTATGCTTCATTTCTTTTAGTTCTTCTACCGTTTTGATTCCTGCTTCCATCACTACTGGAGCCCATTCTTTAGGAACTCCTGCTTCAACAAAATCAGCTTCTGTTGCTACTTTAGCTTTTTTCTCTGGCTTCATTTGAGGGAAGAATAAAACATCTTGTATAGAGTTGCTATTGGTCATAATCATACTTAGACGATCAATTCCGATACCCAAACCTGCTGTTGGTGGCATACCATACTCCAGCGCACGCAAGAAGTCCTCATCCAGCATCATAGCCTCATCATCTCCCCTTTTACCTAATTCTAATTGCTCTTCAAATCGTTGGCGCTGATCAATTGGATCATTCAACTCGGAGAATGCATTACAAATTTCTTTTCCATTACAAATGGCTTCAAACCTTTCCACTAAACCTTCTTTAGTTGGGTGTTTTTTAGCCAGGGGAGACATTTCAATCGGGTAATCTGTTATGAAAGTTGGCTGAATTAATTGCGCTTCACATTTCTCACCAAAAATCTCATCGATCAACTTCCCTTTACCCATAGAGTCATCAATTGGAACATGCAGCTTTTCGGCCGTTTTCCTCAACTCCTCCTCATTCATTTCCGAGATATCAATACCAGTAAAATGCTCAATGGCTTCATACATGGTGTATCTTTTCCATGGCCTTTGGAAATTAATTATGTTCTCACCTACTTTTACTTCTGTGGTTCCGTGAATATCCATGGCTACTTTCTCCACCATTTCTTCTACCAAATTCATCATCCACTCATAGTCTTTGTAAGCAACGTACAACTCAACTTGTGTAAATTCGGGATTATGAAAACGGGACATTCCTTCATTTCTGAAATCTTTTGCAAATTCGAATACGCCATCATATCCACCAACAATTAATCTTTTTAGGTATAATTCATTGGCAATTCTTAGATATAAAGTCATATCTAAGGTATTATGATGAGTTTTAAATGGCCGTGCTGCTGCTCCACCATAAAGTGGTTGCAAAATAGGAGTCTCAACTTCTAGGTATCCCTTATCGCCTAAAAAATAGCGCATAGAGTTTACCAATTGAGTCCTTTTCCTGAAAGTATCTCTAACTTCAGGATTCACAATCATATCCACATAACGCTGACGGTATCTTTGCTCCGAATCTGTAAAAGCATCGTGTCTTTTTACATTTCCTTGCTCGTCAGTAGTTTCTTTAGTGATAGGCAATGGACGTAAAGACTTGCTCAATACAAAAAATTCTTTTACGTGTATTGAAATTTCACCGACTTGCGTGGTAAAAACATAGCCCTTGATACCTATGATATCACCGATATCTAATAATTTCTTGAAAACGGTATTATAAAATGTCTTATCTTCATCTGGACAGATTTCATCTCTGTTCACATACACTTGAATTCTACCCGTACTATCTTGAATCTCAGCAAAAGACGCTTTTCCCATGATTCTCTTGCTCATCAAACGCCCAGCAATGCTAATGTTTTTATAATTCAGCTTATCGCTATCATAGTTTTGTTTGATATCTTTAGCGGTCACATTAATATCAAATGTTTCTGCGGGATAAGGATTGATCCCCAATTTCTGTAGTTCTTCCCTACCTTTTCTTCTTTCAATTTCCTGTTCGCTTAAATGCATCATTTTTTGCTAATATATTTTGGAATCGCCTTTCTACTATTTTAGTCTGCAAAGATAGAAGAAAGTTGTTTAAATTTTGATACTTAATGGCTAGATTCTATAGCCATCTCCATGTTTTAAGGTCCTTTGGAGATTTTAAAATTTAACGGTTTTTAAAGATAGTAGAGGGAGTATTCTACTGAAAAACTACATAGTAATAGTAAAATTCTAATCTCACTTTTTACTATGGGAAATAAATGGAATTCCCAATATTACCTTTCCCCAAAAATTTTACTACCTATTCTCACCATCGTACTACCTTCTTCAATGGCAATTTCATAGTCCCCACTCATTCCCATCGATAATTCCTTTAGGTTCAGTTTTTCATCATTGTAGTCTTTCGCAGTTTTGTCAAACAACTTTTTCAGACTTTTGAATTCTCGCCTAATTTTATCTTTATCGTCTGTAAAAGTTGCCATACCCATTAAACCCTGCACATCTACATGATTCATTTCATTAAAGGCTTCCGATGATAATAATTCATGCAGCTCCTCTTCATCTAAGCCATACTTATTTTCTTCCTCCGCAATATGAATTTGCAGCAGTACAGGAATAACCCTATCAATTTTTCTACCTTGTTTATTAATTTCTTTTAGCAAACGAACACTGTCCACTGAATGGATCAAATGCACGAATGGAGCAATATATTTCACTTTATTTCTCTGCAAATGCCCAATCATGTGCCATTCAATATCTTTCGGTAAGGCTTCAGCTTTATCGGTCAATTCCTGAACTTTATTTTCACCTAAAGCTCTTTGTCCAGCTTCATAAGCTTGAATCAAATCTTCATTGGGCTTTGTCTTACTTACTGCAACCAGTTGGCAATTCCCCAAGGATTCTTTAACTGTTTTTAATTTATCTGCTATACTCATGAAAACTCTTTTTTTAGGATCTGATTAAAGTAAATAAAAAAATCACTTTAACATAAATTTATTTTTATGTATTTTGAATGTTATATATTTGCCTTCTGAACTATTTTTTAATAATTAAAATCAAAGGTAAAAGTTTAAGATTTTTCATTCACTTAAATTTTAATTTTTGAATATCAACCATATCATAAATGACACTCTTAGGTAATCTTATAAAACAAGGCATACGTATTCGAGAGAGTTTGGATCAGGATTTCACTCCTGCATTTGAATT
This is a stretch of genomic DNA from Marivirga harenae. It encodes these proteins:
- a CDS encoding alpha-ketoglutarate-dependent dioxygenase AlkB family protein; translated protein: MMLFDQPFDAGKNLLPFDGTVNYHGRIFSDNESSLFYHKLFDEIEWEHDKAIIFGKEIITKRKVAWYGEKPFSYTYSKVTKYAKLWTPALQEIKQEVEKRSGETYNSCLLNLYHSGEEGMAWHSDGEKDLKKNGAIASVSFGAERKFAFKHKDSKEKVEIWLEDGSLLVMKGTTQLHWLHRLPPTKKVLTPRVNLTFRTIED
- a CDS encoding SOUL family heme-binding protein, which codes for MKIVFIVIAVLVLVFIFVQVFAIYSQKGIETYDYEVVRKFENFEIRSYEKSLFTSVKLPGSSYKKMSSKGFSMLAAYIFGGNDSNEKIAMTSPVSMSLEDSMTMGFLVPQKYEKEDLPKPNQSNIEIKEQAQRRMAAITFGGWADDSKIEKNKKKLIASLEENGITYTNKFYMFGYNAPYELFNRKNEIVVELPEEK
- a CDS encoding tetratricopeptide repeat-containing sensor histidine kinase — protein: MNIIGGCYYLLGDYDISAKNTLKAIRIAKENLKFDLLGELYNNLAGSYLELQMNDSALKYAEISIKMSTEEQDRSTLLHALSTKAEIQLKQKNYSEAEREFERVLELGRKEGLLNPYIESNCLYGIASSKFMTQQYVSAREFGRKAFQLAIFDEHLKIAENSAKLLYELWKRSDQKDSAYHYLEQLVLLQKRIQPSENLSQLNRFRMRQAEIQITEKEKEAEKQKYYTTLGIITAVLLFLLFISIFLFYRNTKRLNRRLQESNQTINTANSQLAIQRDELNNLNKIKDKIFSAVIHDFKTPMNTLESMLNMLIKKYLTPEEASEHSKTLLEKLKKSKLAINNTIAWIKTQLEGYEVQRQVIQLGEFVNEIKSYHSSELQKKQIKIKTNINEELMFYSDKELLFIILNNLVSNAIKFSDKNTEIKIISEESSDRLNITVKDEGIGMKKSDLEKILSLKSLSQESGTEHSGSGLGLRISNELLTNIGGKMSVESTKGKGTLFSVRIPLHKTS
- a CDS encoding universal stress protein; the protein is MKNIFVSIDFKEQEQLLLDKAFELAKAFDAKIWLVHIAAPEPDFVGYGVGPQYVRAMRASELREEHHLLQKYSQKLIKKGVESEALLVQGATVEMIIKEAKKLDADLIITGHHDHNFLYKAFMESVSNGLIKKSKIPLLLVPLI
- the lysS gene encoding lysine--tRNA ligase, encoding MHLSEQEIERRKGREELQKLGINPYPAETFDINVTAKDIKQNYDSDKLNYKNISIAGRLMSKRIMGKASFAEIQDSTGRIQVYVNRDEICPDEDKTFYNTVFKKLLDIGDIIGIKGYVFTTQVGEISIHVKEFFVLSKSLRPLPITKETTDEQGNVKRHDAFTDSEQRYRQRYVDMIVNPEVRDTFRKRTQLVNSMRYFLGDKGYLEVETPILQPLYGGAAARPFKTHHNTLDMTLYLRIANELYLKRLIVGGYDGVFEFAKDFRNEGMSRFHNPEFTQVELYVAYKDYEWMMNLVEEMVEKVAMDIHGTTEVKVGENIINFQRPWKRYTMYEAIEHFTGIDISEMNEEELRKTAEKLHVPIDDSMGKGKLIDEIFGEKCEAQLIQPTFITDYPIEMSPLAKKHPTKEGLVERFEAICNGKEICNAFSELNDPIDQRQRFEEQLELGKRGDDEAMMLDEDFLRALEYGMPPTAGLGIGIDRLSMIMTNSNSIQDVLFFPQMKPEKKAKVATEADFVEAGVPKEWAPVVMEAGIKTVEELKEMKHTKLHHQISGLKKKMKLDIPSVSPEDVKVWTS
- a CDS encoding YggS family pyridoxal phosphate-dependent enzyme yields the protein MSIADKLKTVKESLGNCQLVAVSKTKPNEDLIQAYEAGQRALGENKVQELTDKAEALPKDIEWHMIGHLQRNKVKYIAPFVHLIHSVDSVRLLKEINKQGRKIDRVIPVLLQIHIAEEENKYGLDEEELHELLSSEAFNEMNHVDVQGLMGMATFTDDKDKIRREFKSLKKLFDKTAKDYNDEKLNLKELSMGMSGDYEIAIEEGSTMVRIGSKIFGER